One segment of Solanum stenotomum isolate F172 chromosome 1, ASM1918654v1, whole genome shotgun sequence DNA contains the following:
- the LOC125873006 gene encoding pentatricopeptide repeat-containing protein At2g06000, with protein sequence MPLWVQRASNILIIARFHGLTSSKSIPSYGPGPEAVWFTKVVCLLCFHHSQSLDVFGSDYFRQNLDPHIAFTVIHHINNNLNNPRLAFRFLQCTRINLNLVHCIGSFNLLLRSLSQMGFHDSAMLVFKFMKADGYLLENSILESVVLALANAGKFETAKEILISQVELGRKEGRIVRPFVHNSLLSLLMKRSRVDEAVDFFKHHILRSERLFPDTCTFNTVIRGLCRVGGVDKAFEFFNDMGSFGCFPDTVTYNTLINGLCSVGQVNRARGLLGNLELQDGLSPDVVTYTSVIAGYCKLGRMDEAINLMDEMTTYGISPNLVTFNILINGFGKIGDMFSAIKMYGRMCAVGYPPDVVTFTSLIDGYCRTGELDQGLKLWDEMNTRNLSPNLYTFSVLISALSKENRLNEARDLLRQLKSRDDIVPQPFVYNPVLDGFCKAGNLSEANVIAAEMESKGCCHDKITFTILILGHCMKGRMLEAMAIFDKMLSLGCVPDDITVSCLTSCLLKAGMVKEAYKVRLTPSKNLNPDLSSSKQSVPFQTSLDIPVAV encoded by the coding sequence ATGCCCTTGTGGGTTCAACGGGCGTCCAATATCTTAATCATTGCTCGATTTCATGGTCTCACTTCTTCAAAATCTATCCCTTCATACGGACCTGGACCTGAAGCGGTTTGGTTTACTAAAGTTGTATGTCTCCTATGTTTTCACCATTCTCAATCACTTGATGTATTCGGTTCTGATTATTTTCGTCAAAATTTGGACCCACATATTGCTTTCACCGTTATTCACCATATTAATAACAATTTGAATAACCCCAGATTGGCATTTCGTTTTTTACAGTGTACTAGGATCAATCTGAATCTTGTTCATTGTATTGGGAGTTTTAATTTGCTTTTGAGGTCACTTTCTCAGATGGGGTTTCACGATTCCGCTATGTTAGTGTTTAAGTTTATGAAAGCTGATGGGTATTTACTAGAAAATTCGATCTTGGAAAGTGTAGTATTAGCACTTGCAAATGCGGGCAAGTTTGAGACTGCCaaagaaattttgatttcacAAGTTGAGTTAGGTAGGAAGGAAGGTAGAATTGTTAGGCCTTTTGTACATAATAGTCTTTTGAGTTTATTAATGAAACGAAGTAGGGTAGATGAAGCTGTTGATTTTTTCAAACATCATATTTTGAGGTCAGAGAGATTGTTTCCAGATACCTGCACTTTTAACACTGTGATTCGTGGGCTTTGTCGAGTTGGAGGAGTTGATAAGGCATTTGAGTTTTTCAATGACATGGGAAGTTTTGGTTGTTTCCCTGATACTGTTACGTATAACACTCTTATAAATGGGTTGTGTTCTGTTGGTCAAGTAAACAGGGCTCGAGGTTTGTTAGGAAATCTTGAGTTACAAGATGGACTGTCACCTGATGTTGTGACATATACTTCTGTTATCGCTGGTTACTGCAAGTTGGGCAGAATGGATGAGGCTATAAATCTGATGGATGAAATGACTACTTACGGTATTAGTCCAAATCTGGTTACTTTTAACATTCTTATCAATGGTTTTGGCAAGATAGGAGACATGTTTTCTGCTATAAAAATGTATGGGAGGATGTGTGCTGTTGGTTACCCTCCTGATGTTGTTACCTTCACGTCTCTCATTGACGGTTATTGTCGTACTGGAGAATTAGATCAGGGCTTAAAGCTATGGGATGAAATGAACACTAGAAATTTGTCTCCGAACCTATATACTTTTTCTGTTCTTATCAGTGCTTTGAGCAAGGAAAATAGGCTAAATGAAGCTCGGGACTTATTGAGGCAATTGAAATCGAGGGATGATATTGTCCCCCAACCATTTGTATACAACCCTGTGCTTGATGGGTTTTGCAAGGCTGGTAATTTGAGCGAAGCAAATGTCATTGCAGCAGAAATGGAGAGCAAAGGGTGTTGCCATGATAAAATCACCTTCACCATTCTCATTCTTGGGCATTGCATGAAAGGAAGAATGCTTGAAGCTATGGCGATTTTTGATAAGATGCTGTCTTTGGGTTGTGTCCCAGATGATATCACAGTAAGTTGTTTGACATCATGCCTTCTAAAAGCTGGGATGGTAAAGGAAGCTTATAAAGTAAGGCTCACACCATCAAAGAACTTGAATCCTGATTTATCATCTTCAAAGCAATCTGTACCATTCCAGACAAGTTTGGATATCCCAGTGGCTGTTTAA